The proteins below are encoded in one region of Macaca nemestrina isolate mMacNem1 chromosome 10, mMacNem.hap1, whole genome shotgun sequence:
- the LOC105483664 gene encoding histidine ammonia-lyase isoform X2 codes for MPRYTVHVRGEWLAVPCQDAQLTVGWLGREAVRRYIKNKPDNGGFASVDDVHFLVRRCKGLGLLDNGDRLEVALEDNEFVEVVIEGDAMSPDFIPSQPEGVYLYSKYREPEKYIDLDGDSLTTEDLVNLGKGHYKIKLTPTAEKRVQKSREVIDSIIEEKTVVYGITTGFGKFARTVIPINKLQELQVNLVRSHSSGVGKPLIPERCRMLLALRINVLAKGYSGISLETLKQVIEMFNASCLPYVPEKGTVGASGDLAPLSHLALGLIGEGKMWSPKSGWADAKYVLEAHGLKPVILKPKEGLALINGTQMITSLGCEAVERASAIARQADIVAALTLEVLKGTTKAFDTDIHALRPHRGQIEVAFRFRSLLDSDHHPSEIAESHRFCDRVQDAYTLRCCPQVHGVVNDTIAFVKNIITIELNSATDNPMVFASRGETISGGNFHGEYPAKALDYLAIGIHELAAISERRIERLCNPSLSELPAFLVAEGGLNSGFMIAHCTAAALVSENKALCHPSSVDSLSTSAATEDHVSMGGWAARKALRVIEHVEQVLAIELLAACQGIEFLRPLKTTTPLEKVYDLVRSVVRPWIKDRFMAPDIEAAHRLLLEQKTWREHQGPRVYFRRLSVCLALWFGK; via the exons ATGCCCAGGTACACGGTGCATGTCCGTGGGGAATGGCTGGCAGTGCCCTGCCAGGACGCGCAGCTCACTGTGGGCTGGCTGGGCCGAGAGGCAGTGAGGCGCTATATCAAGAATAAGCCTGACAATGGTGGCTTCGCCTCCGTGGATGATGTGCACTTCCTTGTGCGCCGCTGCAAGGGCCTGGGCCTGCTGGACAATGGGGACCGGCTTGAAGTGGCCCTAGAGGACAACGAGTTCGTGGAAGTGG TTATAGAGGGTGATGCCATGTCTCCTGACTTCATTCCATCTCAACCAGAAGGAGTTTATCT ATACAGCAAATACCGGGAACCTGAAAAG TACATCGACTTAGATGGAGACAGTCTGACCACAGAGGATCTAGTCAACTTGGGAAAGGGACACTACAAAATAAAG CTCACCCCAACCGCTGAGAAGAGGGTGCAGAAATCCAGGGAGGTCATAGATAGCATCATAGAAGAGAAAACAG TTGTTTACGGTATTACTACAGGTTTCGGGAAATTTGCTAGAACTGTAATACCTATCAATAAGCTACA GGAGCTTCAAGTCAACTTAGTACGCTCGCATTCTTCAG GTGTTGGGAAACCACTAATTCCTGAAAGGTGTCGGATGCTCTTGGCTTTAAGGATCAATGTCTTAGCCAAAGGATACAGTGGCATTTCCCTGGAGACCCTCAAACAAGTTATTGAAATGTTTAATG cctcctgcctgCCCTATGTTCCAGAGAAAGGAACCGTTGGTGCCAGTGGAGACCTTGCCCCACTCTCTCATCTTGCTCTCGGGTTAATTGGAGAAGGGAAGATGTGGTCTCCAAAGAGTGGTTGGGCTGATGCTAAATAT GTCCTAGAAGCCCATGGATTGAAACCagttattttaaaaccaaaagag GGCCTGGCACTCATCAACGGGACGCAGATGATCACATCCCTGGGCTGCGAAGCTGTAGAGAGAGCCAGTGCTATTGCACGGCAGGCTGACATTGTGGCAGCCCTGACCCTTGAAGTGCTGAAGGGCACCACCAAAGCCTTTGACACTG ACATTCATGCTCTTCGACCTCACCGTGGGCAAATTGAAGTTGCTTTTCGGTTTCGGTCACTCTTGGACTCAGATCACCACCCATCAGAAATAGCAG AGAGTCACAGGTTCTGTGATCGCGTCCAGGATGCATACACCTTGCGCTGCTGTCCACAG GTCCATGGTGTGGTAAATGATACAATAGCATTTGTGAAGAACATCATTACCATAGAACTGAACAGCGCAACAGATAATCCT ATGGTCTTCGCCAGTAGGGGAGAGACAATTTCTGGAGGAAACTTCCATGGCGAATACCCAGCCAAA GCCCTAGACTACTTGGCCATTGGCATTCATGAACTTGCTGCAATCAGCGAGAGAAGAATCGAGCGGCTCTGCAATCCCTCCCTCAGTGAGCTGCCTGCCTTCCTGGTGGCTGAAGGTGGTCTGAACTCTGGGTTCATGATAGCCCACTGCACGGCAGCAGCCCTTG TTTCTGAGAACAAGGCTCTGTGCCATCCCTCGTCTGTTGACTCCCTCTCCACCAGCGCGGCCACGGAGGACCACGTCTCCATGGGAGGATGGGCAGCCAGGAAGGCCCTCAGGGTCATCGAGCACGTGGAGCAAG TTCTGGCCATCGAGCTCCTTGCAGCCTGCCAGGGTATAGAGTTTCTACGTCCCCTGAAAACAACCACTCCGCTGGAGAAGGTCTATGACCTGGTGCGCTCTGTTGTAAG GCCCTGGATAAAAGATCGTTTCATGGCCCCGGACATCGAGGCAGCGCACAGGCTGCTCCTGGAGCAGAAG ACCTGGAGAGAACACCAAGGCCCACGTGTTTACTTCAGAAGACTTTCAGTCTGTCTAGCGCTCTG GTTTGGGAAGTAG
- the LOC105483664 gene encoding histidine ammonia-lyase isoform X1, whose protein sequence is MPRYTVHVRGEWLAVPCQDAQLTVGWLGREAVRRYIKNKPDNGGFASVDDVHFLVRRCKGLGLLDNGDRLEVALEDNEFVEVVIEGDAMSPDFIPSQPEGVYLYSKYREPEKYIDLDGDSLTTEDLVNLGKGHYKIKLTPTAEKRVQKSREVIDSIIEEKTVVYGITTGFGKFARTVIPINKLQELQVNLVRSHSSGVGKPLIPERCRMLLALRINVLAKGYSGISLETLKQVIEMFNASCLPYVPEKGTVGASGDLAPLSHLALGLIGEGKMWSPKSGWADAKYVLEAHGLKPVILKPKEGLALINGTQMITSLGCEAVERASAIARQADIVAALTLEVLKGTTKAFDTDIHALRPHRGQIEVAFRFRSLLDSDHHPSEIAESHRFCDRVQDAYTLRCCPQVHGVVNDTIAFVKNIITIELNSATDNPMVFASRGETISGGNFHGEYPAKALDYLAIGIHELAAISERRIERLCNPSLSELPAFLVAEGGLNSGFMIAHCTAAALVSENKALCHPSSVDSLSTSAATEDHVSMGGWAARKALRVIEHVEQVLAIELLAACQGIEFLRPLKTTTPLEKVYDLVRSVVRPWIKDRFMAPDIEAAHRLLLEQKVWEVAAPYIEKYRMEHIPESRPLSPTAFSLKFLHKKSTKIPETEDL, encoded by the exons ATGCCCAGGTACACGGTGCATGTCCGTGGGGAATGGCTGGCAGTGCCCTGCCAGGACGCGCAGCTCACTGTGGGCTGGCTGGGCCGAGAGGCAGTGAGGCGCTATATCAAGAATAAGCCTGACAATGGTGGCTTCGCCTCCGTGGATGATGTGCACTTCCTTGTGCGCCGCTGCAAGGGCCTGGGCCTGCTGGACAATGGGGACCGGCTTGAAGTGGCCCTAGAGGACAACGAGTTCGTGGAAGTGG TTATAGAGGGTGATGCCATGTCTCCTGACTTCATTCCATCTCAACCAGAAGGAGTTTATCT ATACAGCAAATACCGGGAACCTGAAAAG TACATCGACTTAGATGGAGACAGTCTGACCACAGAGGATCTAGTCAACTTGGGAAAGGGACACTACAAAATAAAG CTCACCCCAACCGCTGAGAAGAGGGTGCAGAAATCCAGGGAGGTCATAGATAGCATCATAGAAGAGAAAACAG TTGTTTACGGTATTACTACAGGTTTCGGGAAATTTGCTAGAACTGTAATACCTATCAATAAGCTACA GGAGCTTCAAGTCAACTTAGTACGCTCGCATTCTTCAG GTGTTGGGAAACCACTAATTCCTGAAAGGTGTCGGATGCTCTTGGCTTTAAGGATCAATGTCTTAGCCAAAGGATACAGTGGCATTTCCCTGGAGACCCTCAAACAAGTTATTGAAATGTTTAATG cctcctgcctgCCCTATGTTCCAGAGAAAGGAACCGTTGGTGCCAGTGGAGACCTTGCCCCACTCTCTCATCTTGCTCTCGGGTTAATTGGAGAAGGGAAGATGTGGTCTCCAAAGAGTGGTTGGGCTGATGCTAAATAT GTCCTAGAAGCCCATGGATTGAAACCagttattttaaaaccaaaagag GGCCTGGCACTCATCAACGGGACGCAGATGATCACATCCCTGGGCTGCGAAGCTGTAGAGAGAGCCAGTGCTATTGCACGGCAGGCTGACATTGTGGCAGCCCTGACCCTTGAAGTGCTGAAGGGCACCACCAAAGCCTTTGACACTG ACATTCATGCTCTTCGACCTCACCGTGGGCAAATTGAAGTTGCTTTTCGGTTTCGGTCACTCTTGGACTCAGATCACCACCCATCAGAAATAGCAG AGAGTCACAGGTTCTGTGATCGCGTCCAGGATGCATACACCTTGCGCTGCTGTCCACAG GTCCATGGTGTGGTAAATGATACAATAGCATTTGTGAAGAACATCATTACCATAGAACTGAACAGCGCAACAGATAATCCT ATGGTCTTCGCCAGTAGGGGAGAGACAATTTCTGGAGGAAACTTCCATGGCGAATACCCAGCCAAA GCCCTAGACTACTTGGCCATTGGCATTCATGAACTTGCTGCAATCAGCGAGAGAAGAATCGAGCGGCTCTGCAATCCCTCCCTCAGTGAGCTGCCTGCCTTCCTGGTGGCTGAAGGTGGTCTGAACTCTGGGTTCATGATAGCCCACTGCACGGCAGCAGCCCTTG TTTCTGAGAACAAGGCTCTGTGCCATCCCTCGTCTGTTGACTCCCTCTCCACCAGCGCGGCCACGGAGGACCACGTCTCCATGGGAGGATGGGCAGCCAGGAAGGCCCTCAGGGTCATCGAGCACGTGGAGCAAG TTCTGGCCATCGAGCTCCTTGCAGCCTGCCAGGGTATAGAGTTTCTACGTCCCCTGAAAACAACCACTCCGCTGGAGAAGGTCTATGACCTGGTGCGCTCTGTTGTAAG GCCCTGGATAAAAGATCGTTTCATGGCCCCGGACATCGAGGCAGCGCACAGGCTGCTCCTGGAGCAGAAG GTTTGGGAAGTAGCTGCTCCATACATCGAAAAATACAGAATGGAGCATATTCCGGAATCAAGACCTCTTTCTCCAACAGCCTTTTCACTGAAATTTCTGCACAAGAAATCCACCAAAATCCCGGAGACTGAGGACCTTTAA